The following coding sequences lie in one Balneolaceae bacterium genomic window:
- a CDS encoding TonB-dependent receptor plug domain-containing protein, whose product MSPHARKTITGIEVNEGEVTTVNVALQQKTFGLEEITVTARANSSGEAGLLSLQKKATAVQDGLSSEMLSKTGDSDVAEAMKRVTGVTVRNGQDVFVRGLGNRYSNVQLNGAQVPSTNPEQEGGSHRPLRQWTH is encoded by the coding sequence ATGTCACCGCACGCGCGCAAGACCATCACCGGCATCGAGGTGAACGAGGGCGAGGTGACCACGGTCAACGTGGCCCTTCAGCAGAAGACGTTCGGGCTGGAGGAGATCACCGTCACTGCCCGGGCCAACAGCAGCGGCGAGGCGGGCCTGCTCTCCCTGCAGAAGAAAGCCACCGCGGTGCAGGACGGCCTCTCCTCGGAGATGCTCTCGAAGACGGGAGACAGCGACGTGGCCGAGGCCATGAAGCGGGTGACCGGCGTGACCGTGCGCAACGGACAGGACGTATTTGTACGCGGACTCGGCAACCGCTACAGCAACGTGCAGCTCAACGGCGCCCAGGTGCCCTCCACCAATCCCGAACAGGAAGGAGGCTCCCATCGACCTCTTCGGCAGTGGACTCATTGA